The Nitrospirota bacterium sequence AGAGCATGGAATGAACGCAAGATATTCGGTAAAATACGTTATATGAGTTATAATGGTTGCAAATCAAAATTTAATATAATAAAATATATTGAATATGTTAATTCATTGTAAGCAATGACAAAACACTCAATCGATATTCCTGACAAAGTAAAAAAGGGTGATGTATCTGTCAGAGAACGTTTAAATGCGCTCGATAAAATTCAACTTTATGCTGTCCTTGCAACAGATATGGAAGGCCAACCATATGCTTCTCTGATTGCTTATAAGCATGACCCCGACAAAAATGGAATTATTTTTGTCACTCCAAGATCAACAAGGAAATATAAAAATGTCCTCAGTAACAGTCGTGTGTCTCTACTCATTGACACAAGAACAAATACTAAAAAAGATTATATGGGGGCTGAATCTATTATGATAATAGGGAATGCCCGTCCTGTGAGAAAAGGAAGAAGATGGGAAGAGCTTGCCAGAATTTTCTTAAGAAAACATCCCTATCTTAAAGGCATAATGCAATCACAAGAAACTGCTCTGGTTTATATAACAATCAAACAAGCTTTTCATGTAACAAAATTTCAAACTGTATCAGAGTAGCATTAACTATAGTAAAAAATATAAATAAGAAAAAGGAGGATATCATCTATGTTTAAGGAATTCAAAGAATTTGCTATAAAGGGAAATGTCGTTGATATGGCTGTAGGAATAATTATTGGTGCTGCCTTTGGCACAATAGTTAATTCTCTCGTAACAGATATTTTAATGCCACCGATAGGTCTACTTCTGGGGAAAACGGATTTTTCTAATTTGTTCGTAGTAATAAAAGAGGGGACAGTTCCCGGACCTTATGCTTCACCTGATGCAGCAAAAACCGCTGGTGCGGTAACAGTTAATTTTGGGTTATTTATAAATACTATTGTTAATTTTCTCATAGTTGCCTTTGCTGTTTTTCTTCTCATCAGAAATATTAACAGACTCAGAAGACAGAAGGAAGCCCCTCCTGCAGTACCAACAACCAAAGAATGTCCATATTGCCTATCTCAGATACCTATTAAGGCGACAAAATGTCCTCATTGTACTTCTGATTTGAAATGATCAGTGAAGCTATAAGTTATGCACAATGTTAATTCGATTTTCTTAGAGCAATTCGAGACATAAAGTTGAGCTATTTATAACCTTCCCATCATCACAAGCGCATCCTCATCTGGATTGCTATAATATTTTTTTCTTATACTTTCAGTTTTAAATCCAAAGCGCTTATAGAATTCTTTCGCACCTGTATTTGAAAACCTAACTTTCAGATATAGAAAAACACAACCCCTGTTTTTTAATTCATTTATAACATTATTCATTAATATTGTTGCAACACCCCGTCTCCTGTAATCAGGATGCACCGCAAGGTTAAGGATACACGCTTCATGAAACTTATAATCTGCACAGATATATCCGATAATTTTATCTCTGAAGACAGCGACTTTCATAATTGAATATTTCCTGTAAAGTTCACGTAGAAAAGATTGTTCAGACCATGGGGTGCTGAATGAAACCTGCTCAATATTAACAACCTCTAATATATCTTCTTCCCCCATATCACGGATGACCAGCTTATCCATTGTCTCAACCCTATACATTAGGGTATCACAAATATAACTTTTCTGTCCCTGAACCGGTTAAGCTGTAAAGGATTTTAATAGTCAGAAGGCATAAAAACTTTCAGTCTTTCTCATAAAAACACAACGGGCTGATGAATCAATAATACATCAGCCCAGGGTTAAGTCCCGCAACTTGCAGGAATTTTATTTACAGGCTAAACACAAGGTTTAGCAGAAAGAAGGCCTTCAACCACCCCCACTGAATCCTGAGATATTACCTGATGAAGAGGTAGCAGATATGGAACAGCTGAATTTTGAGATCTTTTTACTGATATCTCTTGATCCGCAACCTGGACATAATATTTCATCCTCTGTTGAGCTTATCCAATGAAAAAGAGTAAAATTTTTATTACATTTATTACAGATATATTCATAAATTGGCATCTATATCTCCTTATAATTTATATTTTATAAATAATTTAATTTAAATTTTATCATTCATAAATAAAAAAAGTCAAGGTATTGTATAAGTTAAAGACATTTGCGACATTCCTCCATTTTCAATCAAATACTCTACAGGGCTTTTTAATCCCAGAGACTTATTGAGAATACACCCTTGTCTTTTGCATTTCAAGCTTTTTACACAGAGAAGTTTACACTACTTTATATCGGGCTCACTATTTCCCAATGGCCTTAAGAATTAATTTTAGAAAATCCGCTTCTGGAAGTGAGCCTATAAAGGTATGTTTTTCGTTGATGACGATTTTGGGCACCCCTTTTACATCGTATTTTACTGAAAGATACGGAAACTCTGAAAGCTCTATCATATCAGCCCTTATAAAATCATTTGACATTGCAAATTTATGTGCCAGGCGAACAGCCTGAGCGCAATAAGGGCAGGTTGGTGATATTAAGACCTGAATATGTACAGGCTTATCAACTTTTTCCAGTTCTTTCAAGGACGCAATTGACAGCACAGCATTTCCAATGCTTATATCTATTATATCTTCAACAAGAGAGGTAAATTCATATCCTGCGGGCACACCGTAGAAACGTATTCCATAATCTTGGTCTCTCATTAGTATAATGGCAGGTATTTTGTCAATCCCATATGAACGAGCAATTTCTGCATCTTTAACAAAATCATATACTTCAATCGAAATCTTATCAGAAAGTTCAGAAAGTTCATGGAGAAGTTCCCTTGTCATCTGACAGTAATTGCATTCAAATTCTTGTGTAAATGTGATAATCTTTACTGGATTTCTTAGAGACAAAAAGAGCTTTTTCAGTTGTTCCTTGTCACTATTGGATATTATGGGCATAAAACCCCCTTATGTTTATATCATATGAAGCAGATATTCATAAGCAGACAATGCTGCTTTTGCACCTTCACCTGCTGATATTATAATTTGCTTGTGAGGGATGGAAGTTACATCACCGGCACTAAAAAATCCTTCAACGCTTGTTCTGCATAAACAATCAGTGATAACCTCACCTATCTCATTCAACTTAACCAAATCCGATACAGCGCTGGAATTAGGGACAAGCCCAATTTCGATAAAAACTCCGTTTGCATCGATAATAACTTCCTTGCCTGTTTTACGATTTCTCAATATAACATTCTCTACTTTATTGTCTCCGCCTATAGAAATAACTTCATGTGAATCAAGATATTTTATTTTGTCATAATATTTAACTCTTTGTTGCAAAATTGCATCAGCCTGCCAGCCTTCTGAAAAATTGACAAGGACAATATCTGCCTTAAAGCGGATGAGGTCTATTGCAGTACTGAATGCTGAATTCCCTCCGCCAATAATAATTACTTTTTTACTCTGAAAAAGCGGAGCATCACATGTAGCACAATAAGATACTCCTTTCCCAACAAGCTCTTTAGCACCGGGGACATTGAGTGATCGGTGTCTCCCCCCAGTTGCAAATATAACAGTTCGTCCAGAATATATGGTTCCGTCCTCCATCATGGCAATAAAAATATTTTCCTTTTTTTCTATCTTCTTAACCGCTATCCCTAAACTGGCTGGGATGTCAAAACCCTTGACGTGTTCTTCAAATCTCGCTGCGAGATCAAGAGAGTTGATACTCTGAAATCCTAAATAGTTTTCTATTTCAGCTGACTCTTTAATCAGTCCTCCAAAATCTATAGAAAGGATGATAAGATTAACCATCTTACGTGCAGCATAAATTGCAGCACTCATAGCAGCAGGGCCACCACCGATAATCAACATGTCATAAAGTATGGTTGGATCTGGCTTTCGTAGTTGGGATAAAGATGATATATTCAAAATAAATTCCGGAGGTTTCATTTCTCTCTTTTTATTTCAAAATTTCCTTTATTTTCTCCTTAAATTGCTTTGGGTGGCTTCCTTCCCAATAAATTTTACCACAATCATCACATTTCATAAAAAAATTGTAGTTGAGATAAATGAATTCAGGAACAAAATTCTTTATCTCATTCTTAGTAGATATTCTAATAAGTCTTCCATTACAGACAACACACCGTGTCAGCAAATTAAACCTTTTCAGAGCTAACTTTTCTATTACTTCCATTAGCTGTTGTAATGAATCATTAGCAGTAATAAGTAGACAATACTTATTGCCCTTTTTTCGGGCAAGGAGGGTATCTCTTGTTAAAATAAAACGGTTCTGCTCTCTTGCAATCCTTAGAAGTCTACTATCAGTAATATTATTGAAATACAGGGTATCAAATCCTAAAAACCTCATCCAGCGAGCAAGCCTACCGAGCATGACATCCGCAATAAAACGCATATCATGCTCAGCATTCACTATTATGTTTGTTCAGTAATTGAAGGTTCAGGCTCAGAGAGTTGAGGCTGAAATTCTCTTTTAACAAAAGTATTTCGATATCTTGGCATTCCAGTCCCTGCAGGTATCATTCTTCCCATTATAACATTCTCTTTGAGCCCTTTGAGCTCGTCGATTAATCCAGTTATAGCAGCTTCTGTTAGAACTCTCGTTGTCTCCTGGAATGAAGCGGCAGATATGAAACTGTCTGTTGTAAGAGATGCCTTTGTTATCCCAAGCAATAAAGGTTTGCCTTGAGCTGGCTTGCCCCCTGCGGCTTTAACCCTCAGGTTTTCCTCGTGGAATATTCTTCTATCAACTTGTTCACTGATAAGAAAATCTGTATCACCTGGATCTTCAATTTTCACCTTCTTCATCATCTGCCTGACAATCACCTCAATATGTTTGTCATTAATCGAAACACCCTGTAACCTGTAAACTTTTTGTACCTCATCAACAAGATATCTTTGGAGTTCATGAGGCCCAAGTATATCAAGTATATTATGCGGATTTACAGCTCCATCCATAAGAGGCTCTCCAGCTCTAACCCAGTCACCCTCGTGAACGCTAACATGTTTACCTTTAGGGATAAGATACTCTCTTACCTCGTCTCCTCCTTTTACAACAACAACGCGCATACCTTTATGAGCACCTTTGAACTCAACCATACCATCTATTTCTGTAACTATTGCTTGTTCTTTTGGTCGTCTGGCTTCGAATAATTCTGCTACTCTTGGGAGACCACCTGTAATATCTTTGGTCTTTGTTGTTTCCCTCGGTATTTTTGCTAATATATCTCCCGGGTAAACTGTATCACCTTTTTCTACAAGAATATGTGCTCCTGCTGGCAGTAAATAACGTGCGAGTGCAGTAGTGCCAGGAATTTTTTGGGTTACTTTTCCTTGTTCATCTTTTATTGAAATCCTCGGCCTCATATTCGCAGGATAGTCGATGATAACCTTGTGAGAAAGACCGGTGACCTCATCAACTTCTTCTTTCACAGTAACTCCTTCTACAATATCTCCGAGGGCTATTTTACCTCCAAGCTCTGTAAGTATTGGTGTAGAATATGGATCCCATTCAACAAGTCTTTCTCCAATTTCAACCTTCTGATTATTTTTAACGAGAAGTTTCGCACCATAGACAATAGAGTACTTCTCTCTCTCTCTACCTCTGGAATCAACAACTGCAATACTTCCGTTTCTGTTCATTACAACAAGAAGTCCTTCTCTATTTTTGACAGTAGTAATATTTATGAACTTAATTGTCCCTGAGTTTTTTGCCTCAAGAACGGTCTGTTCAACAACTTTTGATGCTGCACCGCCAATATGGAATGTTCTCATTGTTAGCTGTGTACCTGGTTCTCCAATTGATTGAGCTGCAATAATTCCAACAGACTCACCTTTTTCAACAATCTCGCCCCTTGCGAGGTCTCTACCGTAGCATTTTGTACAAACCCCATATTTAGATTGGCAGGTAAGCACAGAGCGTATTTTAACTCTATCAATACCAGAATCTATTATCTTATTTGCAAGTTCCTCATCTATTTCCTGATTCTTCTTAACAATAAGTTCTTTTGTTATAGGGTCTTTTATATCATCAATAGATATCCTTCCTATAATTCTCTCTTCAAGTGGCTGGATTATCTCTCCACCTTCGACAAGAGAAGTAACGGTTATTCCATCGGTTGTACCACAATCATCTTCTGTAACAATAACATCCTGAGCAACATCTACAAGTCGTCTTGTTAGATATCCGGAGTTAGCTGTTTTTAGTGCTGTATCAGCAAGCCCTTTTCTAGCACCGTGCGTTGATATGAAATATTGAAGTGGAGTTAACCCTTCTCTAAAGTTAGCTGTAATAGGGGTCTCAATAATTTCACCGGAAGGCTTTGCCATCAAACCACGCATCCCTGCAAGCTGTCTGATCTGTGCAGTGCTTCCTCGTGCTCCAGAATCAGCCATCATAAATATGCTGTTAAATGCTCTTCTCTCTTTTAGTTCATCTTCAGAAAAGGTTTTTCCGTCTTCTGCACCAAGCTCCTTCATCATTTCATCAGCCACCTTTTCTGTAACATTTGCCCATATATCAATAACCTTGTTATATCGTTCTCCATGTGTAATCAGGCCGTCAGCATATTGTTTTTGAACTTCTATAACTTCTTGTTCCGCAGCAGCAATAAGTTCAGGTTTTTTAGAGGGGATATGCATGTCAGCCATTGATATTGATACCCCTGATTTTGTTGCATACTTAAAACCGAGTGCTTCAAGATTATCAAGAAATACAACAGCATTTCGCTTACCCGATATTTTGTAAATATACTCTATTAATTTACCGAGTTCTTTCTTTGTCAGCTCTTTATTAACCATTGAAAAAGGAATTCCCTTTGGCAATATCTCACTGAAAATTATACGACCAACTGTTGTCTCGACAAATTCACCATTCATTCTTACTTTAATTCTTGCATGTTCATCCACAATACCTGCATCATATGCAATCCTGAGATCTTCAGGGTCAGAAAATATTTTTCCTTCACCCTTTGCACCTTTTTTATCTTTCGTTAAATAATATATCCCTAAAACCATATCCTGTGTAGGAACAACAATTGGCTTCCCATTAGCAGGTGAAAGTATGTTATTTACAGACATCATTAGAACCCTTGCCTCAATCTGGGCTTCGATAGAAAGTGGAACATGAACTGCCATCTGATCTCCATCAAAATCTGCATTAAAAGCTGTACATACTAATGGATGCAATTTTATAGCCTTTCCCTCAACAAGAACAGGGTCAAATGCCTGTATACCAAGCCTGTGTAAGGTTGGGGCACGGTTAAGTAGCACAGGATGCTCTCTAATAACATCTTCAAGGGCATCCCAAACTTCAGGACTTTCTTTTTCCACAAGCTTCTTTGCTGCTTTTATTGTTGTGGCAAATCCTTTTTCTTCGAGTTTATTAAAAATAAATGGCTTAAATAGTTCTAAAGCCATACGTTTTGGAAGTCCACATTGATGAAGCTTCAACTCTGGGCCAACAACAATGACTGACCTCCCTGAATAATCAACCCTCTTACCTAAAAGATTCTGCCTGAATCTTCCCTGCTTGCCCTTTATCATGTCACTCAAGGATTTTAAAGGTCGTTTTGTTGTAGTCTTTAGAACCCGACTTCTTCTGCCATTATCAAAAAGGGCATCAACCGCCTCCTGAAGCATCCTTTTTTCATTCTTTATTATCACACTCGGCGCTTTTAGATCCATTAATCTCTTAAGTCTGTTGTTTCTGTTAATAACTCTTCTGTAAAGGTCATTAAGATCCGAAGTTGCAAATCTCCCCCCTTCCAGGGGAACGAGTGGCCTTAAATCAGGAGGTAAAACAGGAATAACATCCATAATCATCCATTCTGGCTTATTCCCAGATTTTCTGAAAGCATCAACAACTTTCAGCCTCTTTGTGAGTTTCTTTTTCACTCCAAGAGATACTGCATCATGTATCTTAACCTTCAGATCAGCATAAAGCGCTTCAAGATCAACTCTTCTTAATAATTCCCTAATCGCTTCAGCTCCCATGCCTGCTTTGAATCTGTTACCATACTCAGCTATCTTTTTCCTCAAATCTTCTTCTGTCAGTAATTCTTTTTCTTTTAAAGGGGTATCACCAGAATCTATGACTATGTAATTTTCGAAATAAAGAACACGTTCAAGTTGCCTCATAGTCATATCGAGTAAAGTGCCGATTCTGCTTGGTAAGCCTTTTAAAAACCATATATGTGCAACTGGACTTGCAAGTTCAATATGTCCCAATCGTTCACGTCTTACCTTGGATTGTATTACTTCGACGCCGCATTTGTCACAGACAACCCCTCTGTGCTTCATCCTCTTATACTTTCCACAAATGCATTCCCAGTCCTTTATTGGACCAAAAATTTTGGCACAGAAAAGCCCGTCTCTTTCAGGTTTGAAAGTACGGTAATTTATAGTTTCAGGCTTTTTGACTTCACCATATGACCACTCCCTGATCTTTTCAGGTGAAGCAAGCCTTATTCTTACAGCTTCAAAATCGGTTGGATCTTTTGGTTTTTGAAAAATTGCGTAGATGTCCTCTGTCAATCTACTCCCCCTTACTCTTTTTTTCCAGAAGCTCGACATCAAGTCCGAGACTCTGGAGTTCTTTTATTAATACATGGAAAGATTCTGGTACGCCGGGTTCCAGTGTAGCATCACCTTTCACAATTGCTTCATACATATGCGCTCTTCCTGTAACATCATCACTCTTTACAGTAAGAAACTCCTGCAAAGAATAGGCAGAACCATATGCCTCAAGCGCCCATACCTCCATTTCTCCCAGCCTCTGACCTCCGAACTGGGCTTTACCACCGAGAGGCTGTTGCGTAACAAGAGAATAAGGTCCGATGGAACGCGCATGTATTTTATCATCAACTAGATGATGGAGTTTCATCATATACATACTTCCTACTGTAACAGGCTTGTCAAATGGCTGACCTGTTCTCCCATCATATAAAGTTATCTGACCTGTAGTAGGCAACTTTGCCTTTTTTAGTAAATCTTTAATTTCGTTTTCCTTTGCTCCTTCGAATACTGGCGTTGCTACATAATAACCAAGAGTTCTGGCAGCCCAACCTAAGTGTGTCTCAAGCACTTGTCCAACATTCATTCTTGATGGAACTCCGAGTGGATTAAGAACAATATCAACAGGTGTACCATCGGGTAAATAAGGCATATCTTCCTCTGGTAAAACCATTGCCACTACCCCTTTATTACCGTGACGGCCTGCCATTTTATCGCCTATCTGTATTTTTCGTTTCATTGCAATATACACTTTTACAACCTTGTTTACGCCTGGGGGTAATTCATCCCCTCTCTTCAATCTATTGATCATTTCATCATATCGAGATTCAAGATAGCGAATGTACTGATTTACTTCATGGTTTAAAGAATCTATTTTTTCACGAATGCTGTTTTCTTCTAATTTAATTCGAGAAAGATGTTCATCTTTAATACGTTCAATATGCTTTTCAGTAAGTTTTTTCCCTTTAGGGCAGAGGACTTCTTTTGATCTTGGTTCCTTTAAATCTTCAGCCACTGTCTGCCCTACAAGCATACTCCTGAGTTTTCTGAATTTCTCTTCTTTGACTATTCTTATCTCTTCTTCACGGTCACGATGTAATTTATTTATATCTTCTTCTTCTATACTTTTTGCTCTCTCATCCTTATCCAAACCTTTTCTTGAAAAAATTCTCACATCAACAACAGTTCCTTCAATTCCAGGAGGCACATAGAGACAGCTTTCTTTAACTTCTTCAGCCTTTTCTCCGAAAATAGCTCTTAATAATTTTTCTTCCGGGGTTAGTTGAGTCTCTCCCTTAGGGGTTACTTTTCCGACAAGAATGTCGCCGGGTTTTACTTCTGCGCCAATTCTTATTATTCCACTTTCATCGAGATCCTTTAAAGCTTCTTCCCCAACATTCGGTATATCACGAGTTATATCTTCAGGTCCAAGTTTTGTCTCTCTGCTCTCAACACTGAATTCTTCTATATGTAAAGATGTAAAGGTATCCTCTTTAACAAGCCTCTCACTAATCAGGATGGCATCCTCAAAGTTATAACCACCCCAGGGCATAAATGCAACTAATACATCTTTGCCTAAAGCCAGTTCTCCCAAATCCGTACAGGAACCATCAGCCAGTATATCACCCGGCTTTACTTCATCCCCTACATTAACTATTACTTTCTGGTTAATACAGGTAGCCTGGTTAGACCGCTGGAATTTGACTAAATTATAGATATCTACTCCACCTGAATCCTCTGACACCCTTACAACTATCCTTGAAGCATCAACACTTTCAACAATCCCTCCTCTCTTTGCGATAACCAGTGCACCTGAGTCTCTCGCTGCCACACTCTCCATCCCTGTTCCAACAATCGGAGCTTCTGGTTGTAAAAGAGGGACCGCTTGCCTCTGCATATTTGACCCCATTAATGCTCTGTTTGCATCGTCATTCTCAAGAAAAGGTATAAGTGAAGCAGATACGCCGACTATCTGTTTAGGAGAAACATCCATATACTCAATTTCTGAAGCTGATACCATTTTGAAATCCCCGCCAACTCTGGCAGATACTGTTTCGCCAATAAGATATCCTTTCTCATTAATAGGTGAAGTTGCCTCTGCAATTACATATTTCTCTCCGTCTATTGCAGAAAGATATTCAACCTGTCTTGTAACTCTCCCATTGATAACTTTTCTATATGGAACTTCAATAAAACCGAAATCGTTTACTCTTGCATATGTTGCAAGAGAAGTTATCAATCCGATATTAGGGCCTTCAGGTGTTTCAATTGGACATATTCTTCCATAGTGAGTAGGATGAACATCCCTCACTTCGAAACCTGCTCTTTCACGTGTCAGACCTCCAGGACCAAGTGCTGAGAGTCTTCTTTTATGAGTGATTTCAGATAATGGGTTAGTCTGATCCATAAACTGACTTAGCTGGCTTGAACCAAAAAACTCTTTAACAGCAGCCATAACAGGTTTTGCATTGATAAGGTCATGAGGCATTGATGTTTCAAGATCTGTCAGGGTCATCTTTTCCTTGATTGTTCTTTCCATTCGCACAAGCCCAATCCTGAATTGATTTTCAAGAAGTTCACCAACTCTTCTAACCCTGCGGTTCCCTAAATGGTCGATATCATCTACTTCTCCCTTACCTGTCCTGAGGTTAAAAAGATACTTAACGATTTCCACTATATCATTGTCGGTGAGTACCCTTTTATCCAGAGGAACATTTAGATTAAGACGTTTATTAAGCTTTAATCGCCCTACAGGAGAAAGATCATAACGTTTTGGGTCAAAAAATAGACCGTTGAAAAGATCTTTAGCAGCATTAATTGTAGGGGGTTCCCCAGGTCTCAGCTTCTTATATATTTCTATTAAAGCCTCCTCCTGAGTATTCACCTTGTCTGTTAATAATGTATCTCTCAGAGATGGAAGATAATGCACACCATCAATAAATAACAGATTCAGCGATTTAATCTTAAGACTGAGAATCTTATTTAAGGCTTCTTCTGTTATAACTTCATTTCCTTCAAGAATTACTTCCCCTGTGGATGGATCAATAATATCATTAAGTGTTATCCTGCCAATTATTTCTTCCTTTGTAATGGGAACCGTTTTGATTCCTGTCGCCTCCATCTTCCTGATTGCGCCTCTTGTAATTTTACTACCTTCCCTAACAATTAATTCTTTCTTATCAGGCGTAGTAATATTTATAGATGATCTAAGTCCTATAAGAACATCGCTGACTTCCCGTGTAAATTTATTGCCATCAATAGTAATCAATTCTACAGGATAAAAAATCTTTAGCAGATCTTCATTCGAATATCCTAATGCTTTCATGACAATTGTGGCAGGTAATTTTCGTCTTCTGTCTATCCTCACATATAGGATATCTTTTGTATCAAACTCAAAATCTAACCATGAACCTCGTGATGGTATAACACGGGCAGAATAGAGAAGCCTTCCACTAGTGTGAGTTTTACCTTTATCATGACTGAAAAAAACTCCGGGGGAACGGTGAAGCTGACTGACAACAACACGTTCAGTCCCATTAACAATGAAAGTACCAGTGTCAGTCATAATCGGCATTTCGCCTATATAAACATCTTCTTCACGAGATTCTTTTAATTTTTTTCCCTCCTTGTTCTCGAATTCCCATAAATTGAGTTTAACCTTAATTTTAAGTGGAACTGCATAAGTAATACCTTTATGAATACAATCTCGAATTCCGAACTTGGGCTCTCCAACCGTATATCCTAAAAAATCTATAGAAGCTGTTTCGTTATAGTCTACAATCGGGAACACGCTTAAAAAAGCTGCCTGCAATCCTATTTCTTCTCTCTGGTCAGGAGGGACGTCTTTCTGTATAAACTTTTCATAAGATCTCTTTTGTATTTCAATGAGATCTGGTATTTCGAGAAAATGTGGGACTTTTCCGAAATTTAATCTTTTTCTTAAAAGCCTTGCCATATAACTCCTTTATGCTTGCATATGTTTTTCAGAATTTATTTAATCTCTACTGTAGCACCCTGTTCTTGAAGTTTTGCCTTTATCTGTTCTGCTTCCTCTTTTGAAACACCTGTTTTTACAGGTTTTGGTGCACCATCAACAAGGTCCTTCGCTTCTTTAAGCCCGAGAGAAGTGAGTTCTCTAACGACTTTTATAACCTGGATCTTTTTCTCCCCAGGAGCAGCAAGTATTACATCAAAACTCGTTTTTTCCTCAGCTTCAGGTGCTACTGTACCAGTGCCACCTGTGGCTCCTGGAACCGCTGCTACAGCAACAGGTGCTGCGGCAGTTACACCATATCTCTCTTCAAACTCTTTTATAAACTTCGACATCTCAAGTATTGTCATATTATCAATAAAATCAAAAACCTGTTCTTTTGTTATAGTCATCTCCGAAATCCTCCTTTTATTTACTTAAGACTTTTTAAATTTTCTAACTTTAACCTTTTTTAGTTTTTATTGCCTCCAATACATTAATAAATCTTGAGAGCGTTGCATTTAATGCATATGCCATTTTATTAAGCGGTGCTTGAAAACCTCCTGCAAGCATCGACAATAAAACCTTCCTCGGCGGAGTTTCAGCTACAGCCTTCAAATCTGCTGATGAGCATATTGAACCTTCAATAACTCCAGCATTCACCTTTAGCTTATCGTTCTTTTTTGAATATTCAAGAATCTTCTTTACTGGAAATACAGGATCATCATAAC is a genomic window containing:
- the rpoB gene encoding DNA-directed RNA polymerase subunit beta; translated protein: MARLLRKRLNFGKVPHFLEIPDLIEIQKRSYEKFIQKDVPPDQREEIGLQAAFLSVFPIVDYNETASIDFLGYTVGEPKFGIRDCIHKGITYAVPLKIKVKLNLWEFENKEGKKLKESREEDVYIGEMPIMTDTGTFIVNGTERVVVSQLHRSPGVFFSHDKGKTHTSGRLLYSARVIPSRGSWLDFEFDTKDILYVRIDRRRKLPATIVMKALGYSNEDLLKIFYPVELITIDGNKFTREVSDVLIGLRSSINITTPDKKELIVREGSKITRGAIRKMEATGIKTVPITKEEIIGRITLNDIIDPSTGEVILEGNEVITEEALNKILSLKIKSLNLLFIDGVHYLPSLRDTLLTDKVNTQEEALIEIYKKLRPGEPPTINAAKDLFNGLFFDPKRYDLSPVGRLKLNKRLNLNVPLDKRVLTDNDIVEIVKYLFNLRTGKGEVDDIDHLGNRRVRRVGELLENQFRIGLVRMERTIKEKMTLTDLETSMPHDLINAKPVMAAVKEFFGSSQLSQFMDQTNPLSEITHKRRLSALGPGGLTRERAGFEVRDVHPTHYGRICPIETPEGPNIGLITSLATYARVNDFGFIEVPYRKVINGRVTRQVEYLSAIDGEKYVIAEATSPINEKGYLIGETVSARVGGDFKMVSASEIEYMDVSPKQIVGVSASLIPFLENDDANRALMGSNMQRQAVPLLQPEAPIVGTGMESVAARDSGALVIAKRGGIVESVDASRIVVRVSEDSGGVDIYNLVKFQRSNQATCINQKVIVNVGDEVKPGDILADGSCTDLGELALGKDVLVAFMPWGGYNFEDAILISERLVKEDTFTSLHIEEFSVESRETKLGPEDITRDIPNVGEEALKDLDESGIIRIGAEVKPGDILVGKVTPKGETQLTPEEKLLRAIFGEKAEEVKESCLYVPPGIEGTVVDVRIFSRKGLDKDERAKSIEEEDINKLHRDREEEIRIVKEEKFRKLRSMLVGQTVAEDLKEPRSKEVLCPKGKKLTEKHIERIKDEHLSRIKLEENSIREKIDSLNHEVNQYIRYLESRYDEMINRLKRGDELPPGVNKVVKVYIAMKRKIQIGDKMAGRHGNKGVVAMVLPEEDMPYLPDGTPVDIVLNPLGVPSRMNVGQVLETHLGWAARTLGYYVATPVFEGAKENEIKDLLKKAKLPTTGQITLYDGRTGQPFDKPVTVGSMYMMKLHHLVDDKIHARSIGPYSLVTQQPLGGKAQFGGQRLGEMEVWALEAYGSAYSLQEFLTVKSDDVTGRAHMYEAIVKGDATLEPGVPESFHVLIKELQSLGLDVELLEKKSKGE
- the rpoC gene encoding DNA-directed RNA polymerase subunit beta' codes for the protein MSSFWKKRVRGSRLTEDIYAIFQKPKDPTDFEAVRIRLASPEKIREWSYGEVKKPETINYRTFKPERDGLFCAKIFGPIKDWECICGKYKRMKHRGVVCDKCGVEVIQSKVRRERLGHIELASPVAHIWFLKGLPSRIGTLLDMTMRQLERVLYFENYIVIDSGDTPLKEKELLTEEDLRKKIAEYGNRFKAGMGAEAIRELLRRVDLEALYADLKVKIHDAVSLGVKKKLTKRLKVVDAFRKSGNKPEWMIMDVIPVLPPDLRPLVPLEGGRFATSDLNDLYRRVINRNNRLKRLMDLKAPSVIIKNEKRMLQEAVDALFDNGRRSRVLKTTTKRPLKSLSDMIKGKQGRFRQNLLGKRVDYSGRSVIVVGPELKLHQCGLPKRMALELFKPFIFNKLEEKGFATTIKAAKKLVEKESPEVWDALEDVIREHPVLLNRAPTLHRLGIQAFDPVLVEGKAIKLHPLVCTAFNADFDGDQMAVHVPLSIEAQIEARVLMMSVNNILSPANGKPIVVPTQDMVLGIYYLTKDKKGAKGEGKIFSDPEDLRIAYDAGIVDEHARIKVRMNGEFVETTVGRIIFSEILPKGIPFSMVNKELTKKELGKLIEYIYKISGKRNAVVFLDNLEALGFKYATKSGVSISMADMHIPSKKPELIAAAEQEVIEVQKQYADGLITHGERYNKVIDIWANVTEKVADEMMKELGAEDGKTFSEDELKERRAFNSIFMMADSGARGSTAQIRQLAGMRGLMAKPSGEIIETPITANFREGLTPLQYFISTHGARKGLADTALKTANSGYLTRRLVDVAQDVIVTEDDCGTTDGITVTSLVEGGEIIQPLEERIIGRISIDDIKDPITKELIVKKNQEIDEELANKIIDSGIDRVKIRSVLTCQSKYGVCTKCYGRDLARGEIVEKGESVGIIAAQSIGEPGTQLTMRTFHIGGAASKVVEQTVLEAKNSGTIKFINITTVKNREGLLVVMNRNGSIAVVDSRGREREKYSIVYGAKLLVKNNQKVEIGERLVEWDPYSTPILTELGGKIALGDIVEGVTVKEEVDEVTGLSHKVIIDYPANMRPRISIKDEQGKVTQKIPGTTALARYLLPAGAHILVEKGDTVYPGDILAKIPRETTKTKDITGGLPRVAELFEARRPKEQAIVTEIDGMVEFKGAHKGMRVVVVKGGDEVREYLIPKGKHVSVHEGDWVRAGEPLMDGAVNPHNILDILGPHELQRYLVDEVQKVYRLQGVSINDKHIEVIVRQMMKKVKIEDPGDTDFLISEQVDRRIFHEENLRVKAAGGKPAQGKPLLLGITKASLTTDSFISAASFQETTRVLTEAAITGLIDELKGLKENVIMGRMIPAGTGMPRYRNTFVKREFQPQLSEPEPSITEQT